Proteins from one Nostoc sp. UHCC 0302 genomic window:
- a CDS encoding PIN domain-containing protein → MPTNLFIDTWGWLTLHDKSERYHQEATKAYQSAISQNGQIYTTDYILDETFTFFFRRLPAPRADQSMKALLSAFNADNFYLIRITEERFAQTKVLRSKFLDKPLISFTDLTSMVVMQECNITTILTQDAHFTHVGMGFELVP, encoded by the coding sequence ATGCCGACTAACCTTTTCATTGATACTTGGGGTTGGCTCACGCTCCATGACAAAAGTGAACGTTATCACCAAGAAGCTACAAAAGCCTACCAAAGTGCCATTTCTCAAAATGGACAAATTTATACAACTGATTACATTCTTGACGAAACATTCACTTTCTTCTTTCGACGACTTCCTGCACCGAGAGCCGACCAATCTATGAAAGCTCTGCTGTCTGCCTTTAATGCTGATAACTTTTATTTAATCCGCATTACTGAAGAACGCTTTGCCCAAACAAAAGTACTCCGTTCTAAATTTCTCGATAAGCCCCTGATTTCTTTTACTGACTTGACCTCAATGGTCGTTATGCAAGAATGTAACATTACAACAATCCTCACCCAAGATGCTCACTTCACTCATGTGGGCATGGGCTTTGAGTTAGTTCCCTAA